A window of the bacterium genome harbors these coding sequences:
- a CDS encoding alcohol dehydrogenase catalytic domain-containing protein gives MKAVFLTKERKIIIEDILKPEIKNKTDVLVGIKSVGICGSDIHYYLEGKIGDQIIEDKIILGHEAAGLVVEVGEGVRNLKKGDRVAIEPGISCGKCEQCVIGKPNLCPYVIFFGTPPVDGALKEFVVMPHTHLIPLPDGLDYDCGVLSEPLAIGLYGVKLSGLSVGEDVAIIGAGPIGLSALFSAKLAGAKRIFVSDLYQARLDMAKKLGADVTVLATKENIVDVVMKETSGRGVDIGYEAAGEQETFNQATQVVKIGGKSVIFGIPAQDKMEFRASVVRRKELQILNVRRSAHTTKLALDLIKKNNVFSKLVTHMYELNDVEEAIKLVAEYKSGVIKAVVRM, from the coding sequence ATGAAAGCAGTCTTTTTAACAAAAGAACGTAAAATAATTATTGAGGATATTCTAAAACCAGAGATTAAAAATAAGACAGATGTTTTAGTTGGTATCAAAAGTGTTGGTATATGTGGTTCGGATATACATTATTATCTTGAAGGAAAGATAGGTGACCAGATAATTGAAGATAAAATTATACTCGGGCACGAAGCCGCCGGTCTTGTGGTAGAAGTTGGCGAAGGTGTTAGAAACCTAAAAAAAGGTGATAGGGTAGCGATTGAGCCGGGTATAAGTTGCGGGAAATGTGAACAATGTGTTATTGGAAAGCCGAACCTATGCCCTTATGTTATATTTTTTGGAACTCCCCCTGTTGATGGAGCGTTAAAGGAATTTGTTGTTATGCCGCATACCCATTTAATCCCCCTACCTGATGGATTAGATTATGATTGTGGAGTTCTTTCTGAACCTCTTGCAATAGGGTTGTATGGGGTTAAATTGAGCGGTCTATCGGTAGGAGAAGATGTAGCAATTATTGGGGCTGGACCAATTGGGCTTTCTGCCCTTTTTTCTGCTAAATTGGCAGGTGCTAAAAGAATTTTTGTAAGCGACCTATACCAGGCAAGGCTTGATATGGCAAAGAAACTTGGGGCTGATGTAACTGTTCTTGCTACAAAAGAAAATATTGTTGATGTTGTTATGAAAGAAACCTCAGGGAGAGGAGTAGATATAGGTTACGAAGCGGCTGGAGAGCAAGAAACGTTTAACCAGGCTACTCAAGTAGTTAAAATAGGCGGAAAATCGGTTATTTTTGGAATTCCTGCACAAGATAAAATGGAGTTTAGGGCATCTGTTGTAAGACGTAAAGAATTACAGATTTTAAATGTTCGCAGGTCTGCTCATACAACAAAATTAGCGCTCGATTTGATTAAAAAAAATAATGTTTTTTCAAAATTGGTGACACATATGTATGAATTAAATGATGTTGAAGAAGCCATTAAACTTGTTGCTGAATATAAATCTGGAGTGATAAAGGCAGTAGTGAGAATGTAA
- a CDS encoding TMEM165/GDT1 family protein: MDFKIFVMAFGAIFFAELADKTQLIGLCLSGKTGRPLLVWAGSVGAYIIVTGLTVLIGAHLGKCLKVEIIKYFGGALFVLLGALMLFGKI, from the coding sequence ATGGATTTTAAGATTTTTGTTATGGCTTTTGGAGCCATTTTCTTTGCTGAACTTGCTGATAAAACTCAGTTGATAGGGCTTTGTCTTTCTGGTAAAACTGGTAGACCACTCCTTGTATGGGCAGGTTCAGTTGGTGCTTATATCATTGTTACTGGTTTAACTGTTCTTATAGGAGCGCACCTTGGGAAATGTCTTAAAGTAGAAATAATAAAATATTTTGGAGGCGCACTCTTTGTCCTTCTGGGGGCTTTAATGTTGTTTGGCAAAATTTAA